The following proteins are co-located in the Streptomyces sp. NBC_01198 genome:
- the trhA gene encoding PAQR family membrane homeostasis protein TrhA, translating into MIAEEAQSSAPGREPRHLSGATPDTFRAPAVDSAAGPTGRLSAGKAAADLEGGVEHAAAVVKPAMRGWLHAGMFPLALAGGIVLIALSRSAAAVAACAVYAVSALLLFGTSAVYHRGNWGARGEAVLRRLDHANIFLIIAGTYTPLAVLLLNGRQQVVLLSLVWSGAAAGIAFRVWWIRAPRWLYTLCYIALGWAAVFYLPGFARAGGIAVVVLVIAGGLLYTAGALVYGLKRPDPWPRWFGFHEVFHALTLAAFSAHYTAILLAAA; encoded by the coding sequence ATGATCGCTGAAGAAGCCCAGTCGTCGGCACCCGGACGGGAGCCCCGGCACCTGTCCGGTGCCACACCCGACACTTTCCGCGCACCGGCGGTCGACTCGGCTGCCGGCCCGACCGGCCGGCTGAGTGCCGGGAAGGCGGCCGCCGACCTGGAAGGCGGGGTGGAGCACGCGGCTGCCGTGGTGAAGCCGGCGATGCGCGGGTGGCTGCACGCCGGGATGTTTCCCCTCGCGCTGGCCGGCGGCATCGTCCTGATCGCGCTTTCGCGTTCGGCCGCGGCAGTGGCGGCCTGCGCGGTGTACGCGGTATCGGCGCTGCTGCTGTTCGGCACGAGCGCGGTGTACCACCGCGGCAACTGGGGCGCGCGCGGGGAGGCAGTCCTGCGCCGGCTGGACCACGCGAACATCTTCTTGATCATCGCCGGCACGTACACGCCCCTGGCGGTGCTGCTGCTGAACGGCCGCCAGCAGGTGGTACTGCTGTCCCTGGTATGGTCCGGCGCCGCGGCCGGCATCGCCTTCCGCGTCTGGTGGATCCGGGCGCCGCGCTGGCTCTACACCCTGTGCTACATCGCCCTGGGCTGGGCGGCGGTGTTCTATCTGCCCGGCTTCGCGCGCGCCGGCGGCATCGCAGTCGTCGTCCTGGTCATCGCCGGCGGCCTCCTCTACACCGCGGGCGCCCTCGTCTACGGCCTGAAGCGCCCCGACCCCTGGCCGCGCTGGTTCGGGTTCCACGAGGTCTTCCACGCCCTCACCCTCGCCGCCTTCAGTGCCCACTACACCGCCATCCTCCTGGCAGCCGCATGA
- a CDS encoding MerR family transcriptional regulator, producing MTVGDSYNRLDDDDYPAFTMGRAAELLGTTQNFLRAIGEARLITPLRSQGGHRRYSRYQLRIAARARELVDQGTPIEAACRIVILEDQLEEAQRINAEYRRAASQHVDH from the coding sequence ATGACAGTAGGCGACTCGTACAACCGGCTTGACGACGACGATTACCCCGCCTTCACCATGGGCCGGGCCGCCGAACTGCTCGGCACCACCCAGAACTTCCTGCGCGCCATAGGCGAAGCCCGCCTGATCACCCCGCTGCGCTCGCAGGGCGGCCACCGCCGCTACTCCCGCTACCAGCTGCGTATCGCCGCCCGCGCCCGGGAACTCGTCGACCAGGGCACTCCGATCGAGGCAGCCTGCCGCATCGTCATCCTCGAAGACCAGCTCGAAGAAGCCCAGCGCATCAACGCCGAATACCGTCGCGCCGCATCCCAGCACGTCGACCACTGA
- a CDS encoding ATP-binding SpoIIE family protein phosphatase: MNRVLLESEDVAWFRDDLTGARPAASQLATRTGLSEHRTGEVALAVSEAASNLVKHAVDGAIALRVVRTAQQAGIEFLAMDHGPGMADVAASMLDGRSTAGTLGIGLGMVARLADTFDLHSLPGQGTVMLARFWPRDARFYNHGSSGDLPESVVGGLARPISGGQDCGDGWATRWADAGTSAPGQPLLRAAPDSRSGTPERSLPDRGRSTTGSAPVTIGAEPGLLVLLCDGLGHGPLAKMATQAAIRAFHASRGRSPEAVMEDIHHALPGTRGAAVAVARIEPDRQQVLLCGIGNISAAVVTPNTKNSLPSTPGTAGHQISTLRTVTLPLPAGSALVMHSDGLTQRWTPKTLPALLRHSPTVIAGHLLRSAGKYHDDASVAVAKGLW; the protein is encoded by the coding sequence ATGAACCGTGTGCTGCTGGAGAGCGAGGACGTGGCCTGGTTCCGCGACGACCTCACCGGTGCCCGGCCGGCCGCCTCACAGCTGGCGACGCGGACCGGACTGAGCGAGCACCGGACCGGCGAGGTCGCCCTGGCGGTCTCCGAGGCAGCCTCGAACCTGGTCAAGCACGCCGTCGACGGAGCAATCGCGCTGCGGGTCGTGCGGACCGCGCAGCAGGCCGGGATCGAATTCCTGGCCATGGACCACGGGCCGGGGATGGCGGATGTCGCCGCATCGATGCTTGATGGCCGCTCGACGGCTGGGACGCTGGGGATCGGCCTGGGCATGGTCGCCCGGCTCGCGGACACCTTCGACCTGCACTCCCTACCCGGCCAGGGAACCGTGATGCTGGCCCGGTTCTGGCCACGTGACGCCCGGTTCTACAACCACGGTTCATCCGGTGATCTGCCGGAATCCGTGGTGGGCGGGCTGGCCCGGCCCATCAGCGGAGGACAGGACTGCGGGGACGGCTGGGCCACACGCTGGGCAGATGCCGGAACATCAGCGCCCGGACAACCCCTCCTCAGGGCAGCGCCGGATTCCCGCAGCGGCACCCCCGAGCGATCCCTGCCGGACCGCGGCAGGAGCACGACCGGCAGCGCACCCGTGACAATCGGCGCCGAGCCCGGGCTGCTGGTGCTGCTCTGCGACGGGCTCGGCCACGGCCCCCTGGCCAAGATGGCCACCCAGGCCGCGATCCGCGCCTTCCATGCCAGCAGGGGACGATCACCCGAAGCGGTGATGGAGGACATCCACCACGCCCTGCCCGGAACCCGGGGCGCCGCGGTGGCCGTGGCACGTATCGAACCCGACCGGCAGCAGGTACTCCTGTGCGGGATCGGCAACATCTCCGCAGCCGTCGTCACCCCGAACACCAAGAACAGCCTGCCGTCCACGCCAGGAACCGCCGGACACCAGATAAGCACCCTGCGCACCGTCACCCTCCCCCTGCCGGCCGGCAGCGCCCTGGTCATGCACTCCGACGGACTGACCCAACGGTGGACCCCCAAAACCCTCCCCGCCCTCCTCAGGCACTCCCCCACCGTGATCGCCGGCCACCTCCTGCGCAGCGCCGGCAAGTACCACGACGACGCCTCCGTCGCTGTCGCCAAAGGGCTCTGGTGA
- a CDS encoding DUF6086 family protein, whose protein sequence is MGPMENDECQIDPAVFEVFVNALLAQHRGTSHAVVLALSEGVTATVLVLAERAGISGDWAQFGPAPDGVLEGAQVSAAAGMSAQAEGRIRAEGLREKARELGKQMPR, encoded by the coding sequence ATCGGACCGATGGAGAACGACGAGTGCCAGATCGACCCGGCCGTCTTCGAGGTCTTCGTCAACGCCCTGCTGGCGCAGCACCGAGGAACAAGTCATGCCGTAGTGCTCGCGCTCTCCGAGGGGGTCACCGCCACCGTGCTGGTTCTCGCCGAGCGCGCCGGGATCAGTGGGGACTGGGCACAGTTCGGACCCGCCCCGGATGGCGTACTCGAAGGCGCCCAGGTTTCTGCGGCCGCAGGGATGTCCGCTCAGGCCGAAGGGCGTATCCGGGCTGAGGGACTGCGCGAGAAGGCACGGGAGTTGGGGAAGCAGATGCCTCGCTGA
- a CDS encoding YybH family protein, with product MNLDHRAHADAWLAAWNAHDLDAVMACYSEDVDFAASTVVRRWGRPDGRLRGKGELRQHFALGLELAPGLVFTEETLLAAPTGYALLYRRENGNRVLDAVELDEAGRAARVRAFYATPQK from the coding sequence ATGAATCTGGATCACCGAGCTCATGCCGACGCCTGGCTGGCCGCGTGGAACGCGCATGACCTGGACGCCGTCATGGCCTGCTACTCGGAAGACGTCGACTTCGCCGCCTCGACGGTCGTACGACGCTGGGGCAGGCCGGACGGACGCCTTCGGGGCAAGGGGGAACTGCGGCAGCACTTCGCCCTCGGCCTGGAGCTTGCTCCCGGCTTGGTGTTCACCGAGGAGACCCTGCTGGCGGCTCCCACCGGCTACGCCCTCCTGTACCGGCGCGAGAACGGCAACCGCGTGCTGGACGCGGTCGAACTGGACGAAGCAGGCCGAGCAGCCCGCGTACGGGCCTTCTACGCCACCCCCCAGAAGTAG
- a CDS encoding discoidin domain-containing protein gives MAHQAQPPRDISRRTVVTAGSSLLAGFGLAAVLPAQPSSAAEPGAGGASSPSAGELALYRPVEVSSTDYAPTPGEFVVDKIASTGVRGTGWRAADGDPQWISVDLQAECQVSAIRLTFEGDEHDPVFVRPSGNWSDGTTGKEILSSYSVDFVVETSRDKRVWTSVYRTTAGTGGVVDISLDEPVAARWVRMTSRKRSNPNPLGLNGFEVYGVAKGHREPATGWTDWGRHDHKAPALEIAADGTAPVESGWTLTMDDWAAGEGAALSGPEVDTSAWLPATVPGTVLASLVDQGHLPDPVSGLNNLHVPEALSRHSWWYRREFEVPRGLQTGPGRHVWLEFDGINHQAEIWLNGRQAGAMTYPFARSALDITGLLAARDTNALAVKITPMPIPGSPGDKGPAGESWVDAGAGQMNLNSPTYLAASGWDWMPAVRDRAAGIWNHVRLRSTGAVVIGDPRVDTVLPQLPDTSVAELTITVPVRNADSADSRATVSAAFGDVNVSQAVVIPAGKSIDVVFTPDAYSRLRLRNPRLWWPNGLGDADLHDLILTASVAGQRSDRRTTRFGIRQFGYSYKLPLPFTGSGDSYTQTVDVEARTARYVRIRCLTRATGWGSSLWSLSVLDSSKPTVDLALHAAATASSSADGTQPGSATDGDPATRWTSAYEDDQWLQVDLGSAVAFDRVDLTWEQAYAQTYTVQVSADGSAWTDAKSVDNSAVPLPFNGGDSSLQSEDLTPQTARFVRLNCGLRQTSWGTSLWSLAVVNSSEPGTDLALHKKATASSEDPSYPVSNATDGAPGTRWSSEYADNQWIQVDLGSAQTFDRVSILWEQAYPKTYVIQVSSDGQTWTDVKSVKNSPDPLQISVNGVRVLARGGNWGWDELLRRMPAERMDAAVRMHRDMNFTMIRNWVGSSDREEFFASCDEHGILVWNDFPNAWGMDPPDHDAYNSLARDTVLRYRIHPSVVVWCGANEGDPPKAIDDGMRDAVQSQAPGVLYQNTSSGNIINGGGPYNWVEPEKYYDPSSYGSNSFGFHTEIGMPVVSTAESMRNLVGDEPEWPIGGSWYYHDWSERGNQAPQSYKAAIEARLGTAKGLDDFVRKAQFVNYENTRNMFEAWNANLWDDASGLMLWMSHPAWHSIVWQTYDYDFDVNGTYYGARAACEPLHVQADPLKWQVIAVNHTAQTLKGATVDARIYDLEGKQLGSARRAIVSVDSSAVAEAFAMPWTDSLPDVHLLRLVLEDKRGNELSRNTYWRYRTPASMTALNTVEPARLSASIGRVKRLNGRGELTATVRNRGSAVAAMVRLSLRDHHTGDRVLPTLYGENYLWMLPGETRTVTLSWPETALPSGRPELRTEAYNAPSITVS, from the coding sequence ATGGCGCATCAAGCGCAGCCGCCGCGCGACATCTCCAGAAGGACCGTCGTGACGGCCGGGTCGTCGCTGCTGGCCGGCTTCGGGCTCGCTGCGGTACTTCCCGCGCAGCCGAGCTCCGCTGCGGAGCCAGGCGCCGGCGGAGCGAGTTCGCCCTCGGCCGGGGAGTTGGCGCTGTACCGCCCCGTCGAGGTGTCCTCGACCGACTATGCTCCGACGCCCGGTGAGTTCGTGGTGGACAAGATCGCGTCAACCGGCGTACGCGGCACCGGATGGCGGGCTGCCGACGGCGATCCGCAGTGGATCTCGGTCGACCTCCAGGCGGAGTGTCAGGTCTCGGCGATCCGGCTCACGTTCGAGGGGGACGAGCACGACCCGGTCTTCGTCCGACCCTCGGGGAACTGGTCCGACGGGACAACGGGCAAGGAGATCCTTTCGAGCTACTCGGTCGACTTCGTCGTGGAGACCTCGCGGGACAAGCGGGTCTGGACGAGCGTCTACCGCACCACCGCCGGGACCGGCGGAGTAGTGGACATCTCCCTGGACGAGCCGGTTGCCGCCCGCTGGGTGCGGATGACCTCGCGGAAGCGCTCCAATCCCAACCCGCTGGGTCTGAACGGATTCGAGGTCTACGGCGTCGCAAAGGGCCACCGCGAGCCCGCTACCGGCTGGACCGACTGGGGCCGACACGACCACAAGGCTCCCGCTCTGGAGATCGCGGCGGACGGTACGGCGCCGGTGGAGTCAGGGTGGACGCTGACCATGGACGATTGGGCGGCCGGTGAGGGCGCTGCCCTTTCCGGACCCGAGGTGGACACGAGCGCCTGGCTGCCGGCGACGGTGCCCGGCACCGTCCTTGCCTCCCTCGTCGACCAGGGCCACCTGCCAGACCCGGTGAGCGGCCTGAACAACCTGCATGTCCCCGAGGCGCTCTCCCGCCACTCCTGGTGGTACAGGCGCGAGTTCGAGGTGCCGCGTGGTCTGCAGACCGGGCCCGGACGACACGTGTGGTTGGAGTTCGACGGGATCAACCACCAGGCTGAGATCTGGCTCAACGGCCGCCAGGCGGGGGCGATGACCTATCCCTTCGCCCGCTCCGCCCTCGACATCACGGGACTGCTCGCAGCGCGGGATACGAACGCGCTGGCGGTGAAGATCACTCCGATGCCGATTCCCGGAAGCCCCGGCGACAAGGGCCCTGCGGGCGAGTCGTGGGTAGACGCCGGCGCCGGACAGATGAACCTCAACTCGCCCACCTATCTGGCCGCCTCCGGCTGGGACTGGATGCCGGCTGTCCGCGATCGGGCGGCGGGTATCTGGAATCATGTCAGGCTGCGGTCCACCGGCGCCGTCGTGATCGGCGATCCGCGGGTCGACACCGTCCTGCCGCAACTGCCGGACACCTCGGTTGCCGAGCTGACCATAACCGTGCCCGTTCGCAACGCGGACTCTGCGGACTCCCGGGCGACGGTCTCGGCGGCATTCGGCGACGTCAACGTCTCGCAGGCCGTCGTCATCCCGGCGGGGAAGAGCATCGACGTCGTCTTCACCCCCGACGCCTACAGCCGGCTGCGTCTGCGCAATCCGCGACTGTGGTGGCCGAACGGCCTCGGCGATGCGGACCTGCACGACCTGATCCTCACGGCGTCCGTCGCAGGTCAACGGAGTGACCGGCGCACCACCCGGTTCGGCATTCGCCAGTTCGGCTACAGCTACAAGCTCCCGCTGCCGTTCACGGGCAGCGGCGACTCGTACACCCAGACCGTGGATGTCGAGGCGCGAACGGCCCGCTACGTACGCATCCGATGTCTCACCCGGGCAACCGGCTGGGGCTCCTCGCTGTGGAGCCTCTCGGTCCTGGACAGCTCCAAGCCGACAGTGGACCTCGCCCTGCACGCGGCCGCGACGGCTTCCTCCTCGGCGGACGGCACACAGCCAGGCAGCGCCACGGACGGCGACCCGGCCACCCGCTGGACCTCGGCCTACGAAGACGACCAGTGGCTCCAGGTGGACCTGGGCTCGGCCGTGGCCTTCGACCGTGTCGACCTGACCTGGGAGCAGGCATACGCGCAGACGTACACCGTTCAGGTCTCGGCTGACGGCTCTGCCTGGACGGACGCGAAATCCGTGGACAACTCGGCGGTGCCGCTACCGTTCAACGGCGGTGACTCCAGCCTCCAGTCGGAAGACCTCACGCCGCAGACAGCTCGTTTCGTGCGTCTGAACTGTGGTCTCCGCCAGACCAGCTGGGGCACCTCCTTGTGGTCCCTGGCCGTGGTCAACAGTAGCGAACCGGGTACCGACCTGGCCCTGCACAAGAAGGCGACCGCGTCGAGCGAGGATCCCTCCTATCCCGTCTCCAACGCCACCGACGGTGCGCCGGGGACTCGTTGGTCGTCGGAGTACGCAGACAACCAGTGGATCCAGGTCGACCTCGGCTCTGCGCAGACCTTCGACCGGGTGTCGATCCTCTGGGAACAGGCGTACCCCAAGACGTACGTCATACAGGTGTCCAGCGACGGGCAGACCTGGACGGATGTCAAGTCCGTGAAGAATTCGCCCGATCCCCTGCAGATCAGTGTGAACGGCGTGCGGGTCCTGGCTCGTGGCGGAAACTGGGGTTGGGACGAACTGCTGCGCCGCATGCCCGCCGAGCGGATGGACGCCGCGGTGCGGATGCACCGCGACATGAACTTCACGATGATCCGCAACTGGGTGGGTTCCAGCGACCGCGAGGAGTTCTTTGCCAGTTGCGACGAGCACGGCATCCTGGTCTGGAACGACTTCCCCAATGCTTGGGGCATGGATCCCCCGGACCATGACGCCTACAACTCACTGGCCAGGGACACGGTGCTGCGCTACCGCATCCACCCCAGCGTCGTGGTGTGGTGCGGAGCCAACGAGGGCGATCCGCCCAAGGCGATCGACGACGGCATGCGGGACGCGGTGCAGTCGCAGGCACCCGGGGTGCTCTACCAGAACACCTCATCCGGGAACATCATCAACGGCGGCGGCCCGTACAACTGGGTTGAACCAGAGAAGTACTACGACCCGTCTTCGTACGGGAGCAACAGCTTCGGCTTCCACACCGAGATCGGCATGCCGGTGGTGTCCACCGCCGAGAGCATGCGCAACCTCGTCGGCGACGAGCCCGAGTGGCCGATCGGCGGGTCGTGGTATTACCACGACTGGAGCGAGCGCGGTAACCAGGCGCCGCAGAGCTACAAAGCTGCCATCGAAGCGCGCCTGGGCACGGCCAAGGGTCTCGACGACTTCGTGCGCAAGGCACAGTTTGTGAACTACGAGAACACCCGCAACATGTTCGAGGCCTGGAACGCCAACCTGTGGGACGACGCGAGTGGGCTCATGCTGTGGATGTCCCACCCCGCGTGGCACAGCATCGTATGGCAGACCTACGACTACGACTTCGACGTCAACGGAACCTACTACGGCGCGCGTGCGGCGTGTGAGCCCCTCCACGTCCAGGCTGATCCCTTGAAGTGGCAGGTGATCGCGGTCAACCACACGGCCCAAACGCTGAAGGGTGCCACGGTTGACGCCCGGATCTACGACCTGGAGGGCAAGCAACTGGGCTCAGCACGCCGGGCGATCGTGAGCGTGGATTCCTCTGCCGTCGCCGAGGCATTCGCGATGCCATGGACGGACAGCCTGCCTGACGTGCACCTCCTGCGGCTCGTCTTGGAGGACAAGCGGGGGAACGAACTGTCCCGGAACACCTACTGGCGCTATCGCACGCCGGCGTCCATGACAGCGCTCAACACGGTCGAGCCGGCCCGGCTCTCGGCTTCCATCGGACGTGTCAAGCGCCTCAACGGACGTGGTGAGCTGACCGCGACAGTCCGGAACCGCGGTTCCGCTGTCGCGGCCATGGTTCGCCTCTCCCTGCGCGACCACCACACGGGTGACCGCGTGCTGCCGACTCTGTACGGCGAGAACTACCTCTGGATGCTGCCGGGGGAGACACGAACCGTGACGTTGTCGTGGCCCGAGACGGCCCTTCCTTCGGGGCGTCCTGAGCTGCGAACTGAGGCCTACAACGCTCCGTCCATCACGGTGAGCTGA
- a CDS encoding ricin-type beta-trefoil lectin domain protein, which yields MRRRSLLPAVLAALAMVLAAVGISLSGFTATAWSAPSAAAATAGCGKAPTLTSGTHTITSGGQNRSYILRVPANYDQNHSYRLVLGFHWNGGTANDVDSGGTDGYNWSYYGLRRLADNDGNGTVFIAPQGINNGWANSNGQDVTFVDNILSQIEGGLCIDTGQVFSSGFSYGAAMSYALACARPTVFRAVAVYSGANLSGCSGGTQPVAYIGLHGLRDNVLPIASGRALRDTFVRNNGCTPQNPPEPANGSLTHIVTAYSGCKAGYPVVWAAFDGAGHDPGPIDGSTGDGWHTWTSGVVWSFFTQFDSSTPPTTPPPSSNQQIVGQQSGRCVDISNSSTTNGTQAALWDCNGGSNQRWAYSSSKQLVVYGNKCLDASGQGTANGTAVVIWDCNGQANQQWNVNTNGTITGVQSGLCLDASGAGTANGTKIQLWTCTGGTNQQWSTRN from the coding sequence ATGAGACGTCGATCCCTGCTTCCAGCGGTTCTCGCCGCCCTGGCGATGGTCCTGGCGGCCGTCGGAATCTCCTTGAGCGGATTCACCGCGACCGCCTGGTCCGCCCCCTCCGCCGCCGCTGCCACCGCCGGCTGCGGCAAGGCGCCGACGCTGACGAGCGGCACGCACACGATCACGAGCGGGGGCCAGAACCGCAGCTACATCCTCCGGGTCCCCGCCAACTACGACCAGAACCACTCCTACCGGCTGGTCCTCGGCTTCCACTGGAACGGCGGCACCGCCAACGACGTCGACTCCGGCGGAACCGACGGGTACAACTGGTCCTACTACGGCCTCAGGCGGCTCGCCGACAACGACGGCAACGGCACCGTCTTCATCGCACCCCAAGGCATCAACAACGGCTGGGCCAACTCCAACGGGCAGGACGTCACCTTCGTCGACAACATACTCAGCCAGATCGAGGGCGGCCTGTGCATCGACACCGGCCAGGTGTTCTCCTCGGGCTTCAGCTACGGCGCCGCGATGAGCTACGCACTGGCCTGTGCCCGGCCGACCGTCTTCCGCGCCGTCGCGGTCTACTCCGGCGCGAACCTGAGCGGCTGCAGCGGCGGCACCCAGCCCGTCGCCTACATCGGGCTCCACGGCCTCCGGGACAACGTCCTGCCGATCGCATCGGGCCGGGCGCTGCGCGACACGTTCGTCAGGAACAACGGCTGCACCCCCCAGAACCCGCCCGAGCCGGCGAACGGAAGCCTGACGCACATCGTCACCGCCTACTCCGGCTGCAAGGCCGGCTACCCGGTGGTGTGGGCGGCCTTCGACGGAGCCGGCCACGACCCCGGCCCCATCGACGGGTCGACCGGGGACGGCTGGCACACCTGGACCTCGGGAGTGGTGTGGAGCTTCTTCACCCAGTTCGACTCCTCCACTCCGCCCACCACCCCGCCGCCGTCCTCGAACCAGCAGATCGTGGGCCAGCAGTCGGGCCGCTGCGTCGACATCAGCAACTCCTCGACGACCAACGGCACGCAGGCCGCGCTCTGGGACTGCAACGGCGGCAGCAACCAGCGGTGGGCCTACTCCTCGAGCAAGCAGCTCGTGGTCTACGGCAACAAATGCCTGGACGCCTCCGGCCAGGGAACCGCCAACGGCACCGCGGTCGTGATCTGGGACTGCAACGGCCAGGCGAACCAGCAGTGGAACGTCAACACCAACGGAACGATCACCGGCGTGCAGTCGGGCCTGTGCCTCGACGCCAGCGGCGCCGGCACGGCGAACGGCACGAAGATCCAGCTCTGGACCTGCACCGGAGGGACGAACCAGCAGTGGAGCACGCGTAACTGA
- a CDS encoding ricin-type beta-trefoil lectin domain protein produces the protein MNSRFPRLTACVATVALMVFGLLTGGATAHAAPAAAASTSQFHGVNWADPNDNFITGPNIPVGLSTSDSYATTYTKSTAILKGFQNLGANTVRLGFNAATTSGSWWNSYTAALDAATALGMNVIVAPWLQGGKVSDTASFNQMWDTMINKYGAKGNFYFDIMNEPYGYNATDLTNFEANWLARYPNLPRGHVIVPGLWSDGNLCAVGADSRLSGTLLSIHIYGMFGDSHTTEAAWVNDFTGNLCGYAGRAVLTEFGVPMNTGVNYNGPKDGSNDLSYLYAITDTVRSLGMGSVLWTGVKQTNQTQGPGPCENASCAITSLNGTGTNLSVSVTNQSGLDRLQWGWGTGTNPGGGSDPGNTGPLRGVGSNRCLDVPNASSTNGVQTAIWDCNGGGNQQWNLTSAKELRVYGSKCLDAYGAGTSAGTKVVIWDCNGGANQRWNVNSDGTVTNTQSGLCLDVTGASTANGALAELWTCTGAANQKWARQ, from the coding sequence GTGAACAGCAGATTCCCACGACTGACCGCGTGTGTGGCAACCGTCGCCCTGATGGTGTTCGGGCTGCTGACGGGTGGCGCGACGGCGCATGCCGCGCCGGCGGCCGCCGCGTCGACGAGCCAGTTCCACGGCGTGAACTGGGCGGACCCGAACGACAACTTCATCACCGGCCCCAACATCCCGGTGGGCCTGTCGACATCGGACAGCTACGCGACGACGTACACGAAATCCACCGCCATCCTGAAGGGCTTCCAGAACCTGGGAGCCAACACGGTCCGGCTGGGATTCAACGCGGCGACCACCTCGGGGTCCTGGTGGAACAGCTACACCGCGGCCCTGGACGCCGCCACCGCGCTGGGCATGAACGTCATCGTCGCCCCGTGGCTGCAGGGCGGGAAGGTCAGTGACACCGCGTCCTTCAACCAGATGTGGGACACGATGATCAACAAGTACGGCGCGAAGGGCAACTTCTACTTCGACATCATGAACGAGCCGTACGGCTACAACGCCACCGACCTGACGAACTTCGAGGCCAACTGGCTGGCGCGCTATCCCAACCTCCCCCGTGGCCATGTGATCGTGCCCGGCCTGTGGTCGGACGGGAACCTGTGCGCCGTCGGCGCCGACTCCCGGCTGTCGGGCACCTTGCTGTCGATCCACATCTACGGCATGTTCGGTGACTCCCACACCACCGAGGCCGCCTGGGTCAACGACTTCACCGGCAATCTGTGCGGCTATGCCGGCCGTGCCGTGCTCACCGAGTTCGGCGTCCCCATGAACACCGGCGTCAACTACAACGGGCCGAAGGACGGTTCCAACGATCTGTCCTACCTCTACGCCATCACCGACACCGTACGCAGTCTCGGCATGGGGTCCGTCCTGTGGACCGGCGTCAAGCAGACGAATCAGACGCAGGGCCCCGGTCCCTGCGAGAACGCCTCCTGCGCCATCACCTCCCTGAACGGAACCGGCACCAACCTCTCGGTCAGCGTCACCAACCAGTCCGGCCTCGACCGCCTCCAGTGGGGCTGGGGCACGGGCACGAACCCCGGTGGCGGCAGCGACCCGGGGAACACCGGTCCGCTGCGCGGCGTCGGCTCCAACCGCTGCCTCGACGTGCCCAACGCGTCCTCCACCAACGGCGTCCAGACCGCGATCTGGGACTGCAACGGCGGCGGCAACCAGCAGTGGAACCTCACCTCCGCCAAGGAGTTGCGCGTCTACGGCAGCAAGTGCCTGGACGCCTACGGCGCGGGAACCTCCGCGGGCACCAAGGTCGTCATCTGGGACTGCAACGGCGGCGCCAACCAGCGGTGGAACGTCAACAGTGACGGCACCGTGACCAATACCCAGTCCGGCCTGTGCCTGGACGTCACCGGCGCCTCCACCGCCAACGGAGCCCTGGCCGAGCTGTGGACCTGCACCGGCGCCGCCAACCAGAAGTGGGCCCGGCAGTAG